Within Montipora foliosa isolate CH-2021 chromosome 3, ASM3666993v2, whole genome shotgun sequence, the genomic segment TAGTGTTAAAAATGGTCAATCGTGATGTAGATTACTACAGTTCAGTTGCTTATTGCTTAACAGATGAGTTGTTATCATTgcactacatgtacatcacaaggcaaataaaatgaaatttaatgcTCAATAGGTgctaattgctttttttgtggATTTTGTTCCTCCCTCCATCTCATTTCTAAAGTAATTACTCCATTAAATTTGTGTATTGTGGTGGTGTCTAGTGGTTTTGTGTCAAAGGGATCCTATGAAATAATGTTATTGTGAATACTTAAAATTTGTAGAGAAAGAACTTCTGAGTCTAATCCCCAATCTGTTTCTGAGTTTTTCCTTTAGTAACGTCCAAGTAAAAAAGTTTCCAAATAATTTACtaacagtgtacatgtatatttgtaCGGTGTCTTGTTATATTGCCAACAGTTTTTGGAATGATAAATCCAGAAATACAACAGGGATGGGCATTAGTGccttaccagagaactgttgcATACAGTACAGCACTTTCACTCCAAAGTACTGTATGCTATAAAGTTATATTACACAAAAACTCTTCATTGTCTTCTGGTGTAAACTGCTCTTGCGAGGTCACATTTCTCCCCTTGCAGTCCTTAGCATGCTTCCTCCTACTTTCCACACGCATTTCCAGAAACTTGTCATCCTCACTTAGTTGCTGGCCCTTTTCCATCACAtagaagaaaaaatgaaatgactCTCCAAATGTACTTGTGGAAATTGACCAGCCATACTGTGACTTGGCCAAAAGTGGCTTCCTGAAATGCGGCTGGGAAAATGTGATGGAAATGAAGCGTCCTCCTGTTGTAAGGATCTGGGAAACCTAACAAGAAAAACCTTAATTTGTTATTTAACTTCTGAGGTTCCAACCTACCTCTGTTGACCAAAATAATTTTCCCTTTCCCATCCATGGAATATTAGCTTTTGCAATATTGTAAATGATTGGAACCCAGGAGTCGTATCGTAATTACAGTGAAGTACAGTGTACAATTGTCGAGGTGATTGTGGtcttgagaaggactgtttacAATCACATTTACTGACCTTTCGACAACCTGAACAGAAGTCATTTTcggagtcaagtgatttgtgtaacatcAGTAGTTTAATGCTATAAAAACGCTGATCAGTGATTGGCGTATTTTGATCTGTGCGTTTCGATCCATTTTGAATCTGAAGATCACCTCTGCTCAGGTTATCAAAACATCAAGCAATGCCATCCTAAACAGCCCTGCCTATACACGTAGGAGGACTACACTCAACCGGATGATCGTACTTCTCTTAATTTTTGCAGCAAATGCCTATGAAATTATTGCTGTCTCTAAAGCAGAATTTTAAACCTTGGCCCAGAAATCCACAGACAATCCCTGTTATCATAAAACTACAAAGTATATGCTCCTTGATCacttcttttattttcacagaACATCAACAGAGTTGAAGTTTCAGAAGGCAGTGTTTTCAATAAGTACTGACAGCTGACAAAAAGCATTGGCTACTTCATGCAGAGAAGTTGGCTACTATTTTCccctaaattgaagtaattCAAGTCAGATTCTTTCAACCTAAGATTAAGGTTAATTTTGACGGTGACAATAGTCACTTGCTCTTCACTGATTGGTTGACTCagtcttggttatcagctcacaTACCGTATGACCTCATGTGGGAACTGATTACATCAAGTCTTGCCAAACTGACAGAAACATTGCAGGAAGCAAAATTTCCCAGGACACGACATCTGACATGTTTACTActgtaaaacaataattattattccattcacCCTTGCTGGATATGAGACTGTTTGTAGCCAACTTGATGCTACATGCCTCATTCCCTACCGGTATTTACCATCTCACATCcaacatgcactcatggaataattgtcaaATTTTTATCAAAACCCCTGGAAGGATACATGTAGCATTTCCGTTATGTTCACTAGTCTCCTTCCCAGCTATTCTCTGGTTGGTCACGCAATGCCCCTTCTTTTTTCCAGTAGCACAACAACCAAGGAACTCACTGCAAAGGAGACCAGCGTACATTGTACTTCATGATGTGCAGCTTTACACCAGTGGTGCAAAGCACACAGACCACCTAAAGCAGGGGTCCTTGTTCATCACCCTCAAGTCCAAAATAATGGACATTTGAGTTGAGGAGGGAATAGGTTGCAGCATCTTACTCCTCTCAATACCCTCCCACCTTCAATTTTACGCCGCTTTAAGCATCAGGTTTGACGGTACCTGCGAGAAGACACAGTCCATGGTCATCCTAGCATTTTCTGAAGGACTCCAAGGATCTGCTTCTTCAACCAAAAGTGCATCGATTGAAGCTTTCTCCAAAACAACATCAAACGAACTTTGATCAAAAGATAATTTCGTAATATCCATTACCATCCATTGCATATCAACCATGCCACGACATTTCCTTGTCATATTTTCAATCACGACTGGTGAAAAGTCTATATTTGTAATATTCCGGTATCCATCATTATACATGTCCTCACTCAATCTGCTATTACCACAACCCAGCATCAAAATCCTGTCACTCTTTTGCACGTTTTCACACAGCAAGTGTTTGAGATCGGCATAGCTTTTGCACCACTCAAAAGTTTCTTCTTTAGAAAAACGTTCATCCCAATATTCTTGAATCTTGTAGCTTACGTTGCTATCCGGTaagtccattttaaaatcatcttttcaaAAACTTAAGCGGGTAGTATAATGTTCTGTAGCAGAACCAAGATCTTTTCGCCTAGCCAACCATTACAATGATTTTTCGCTCTTTCCTGGGATCCTGAGATGGCAGGCGGCCGCCATAAATTGCCGCCATATTGTTTTGGTACGTCGAGCGCAATCTGGGGAGAGAGCACCTCCAGTCCCCCGTGACAGATGGCAGGAATACAAAACACTGGTCACAAGTCATGTTTTTTATTATGCACTATTTCAGTTTATGGAATGGGGTGTTAGTCTGGCGTTTTTATggctggggtgcagggatgggtcatatgtgggttgagtttgtttgttctctagtctgcaccgagaggtttttctccgggtactccggttttcccctctcctcaaaaaccaaaagttacattgtccccaattagttcaaacataaaaagataaattaataataataataataataataataataataataataataataataataataataataataataataataataataataataataataataataataataatacaccgTATTCAAAAATGACGGACACGCGAAACGACCTAGGTTCTAATACATGAAAGCGAGGTTTGGTAGGCCGTATTTCAGTCTGGAAAATTTTGGTAGCGGCTGTCAGCAGATTTATGTTATACGATAATCCGGTCTTATCAGAGCTAAATCCTCCTAAAATGGCGTGCTCAAGTGGTGCAGTGAATGACTCAGTTATTCTTACCGAAGATGACATTCCCGGAGCTTCGTTGGCTGGGCTAAGAGTTGCGGTTATGGTTGCGCGATGCGGTGTCGTGGGGATTCCCTTCAACTTAAAACGAAACCTTTGCTTGTAAAACGGTAATCACAaggctttgattttaaatagTAGCAGAAGTCACggagtaactgctgaatacccctccatttgaagttataaccctgaaaaagctggctacatggatacgcagttatctcctgctaacgctttaagaacgagaaatacatatatgtcatacttgccttgtgtctgctaagtggctacgtggctacgtggctacgtggctacgtggctacgtggctacgtggctacgtggctacgtggctacgtggctacgtggctacgtggctacgtggctacgtggctacgtggctacgcggctacgcggctacgcagttgtgaagaccacccctccccttcggaaattgtaagtaaggaaatgaagtggctacgcggctacgcggctacgcagttgcgaagaccacccctctccctcggaatttgttaggcttaatcagtaaacgagtgctttattcttcacattatctcgtgaaaagtgtagtagaccgaaccgcaaaatgaaaagctaaaattttacgagagttcttaggcctaatcactgcaacgagcgcttaggcttaatcagtaaacgagtgctttattcttcacattatctcgtgaaaagtgtagttgaccgaaccgcaaaatgaatgctaaaattttacgagagtttttaggcctaatcactgcaacgagcgcttaggcttaatcagtaaacgagtgctttattcgtcacattatctcgtgaaaagtgtagttgaccgaaccgcaaaatgaagagctaaaattttacgagagttcttaggcctaatcactgcaacgagcgctgaggcttaatcagtgaactagtgctttattcttcacattatctcgtgaaaagtgtagttgaccgaaccgcaaaatgaatgctaaaattttacgagagtttttaggcctaatcactgcaacgagcgcttaggcttaatcagtaaacgagtgctttattcgtcacattatctcgtgaaaagtgtagttgaccgaaccgcaaaatgaagagctaaaattttacgagagttcttaggcctaatcactgcaacgagcgctgaggcttaatcagtgaactagtgctttattcttcacattatctcgtgaaaagcgtagttgaccgaaccgcaaaatgaatgctaaaattttacgagagttcttaggcctaatcactgcaacgagcgcttaggcttaatcagtaaacgagtgctttattcttcatatTATCTCGTgagaagtgtagttgaccgaaccaatagagtcttatcaagtgatattgtgtttatgttgtcgtagttgtatttctgttagtggaaagaatgaaaagacgagaagtgtgtttctttgcgctgatgaatgaaagacaaaatttgcagatgagacgctctctctctctctctctctctctctctctctctctctctctctctctctctctgtctgagagagtctggactctaggttttctgcgtagccgcgtagccgcgtagccatcttcaaactctacgtgtcctctgtaagacagcctgcattctgcgtttctgcgtagccgcgtagccacacttttcaagatctcttttggagtggaggggtattcagcagttaagccgaAGTCACGAGTTTAACAGTtgatgtttttcaaggtttatcagttaccctttttaaaaaaatgcgctTAGCGGAGTGGAGGAATACCTGAAAAGTGGACGCGATCAAATGGTGATAGATcctagtctccctcgcagccggTTTTTGGATGTCACGAACGTTGCATGACATCCAAAAAAtggctgcgagggagactagaTAGATCCTGATCCGGACAAAATttacaccaaaagaaaaaaagaagattaTGAATGTTCTGAGCTGTACTCCTTCGTGATCACCCAGCGCGAAATACACAAGCGATGGCTGGGAAAAATCTCTAGAAAGGATGCCTTCATTCACTCACATTGACTCACAGGTTTCGCTGTCGAAGGAGAAAATCCCTGACCTTGAGAAAAAATTCAGGGCACTTGAGTGGCGATTGTTTTGCTTCGAGAATATTTCAAAAAATGATTCCCTTTATTACCTAATTTGAAAACGATGAGGGCTTTGTATGaattcaaagtgttttcttttattaaatcATGCATACCTGAATCTCATGTAAAAGCCCGTCCggctacatttttctgtgactgattttcattttattacctagtttaattaaacatattttgttggtgtgaatggggtattaGTCTGGCATTTTTATGGctagggtgcagggatggcgcagtggtgagagcacagTCGCCTTCCTCCAAGGTGGCCCAGGTTggggtcatatgtgggttgagtttgttggttctctactctacaccgagaggttttctacGGGtagtccggttttcccctctcctcaaaaaccaaaatttacagtgtccccaattagcgctccagcactggaagactagacactgaaataaagttcctttcctttccttttcatgttgccatggtgaaAGGCCGCTGATCACCATGGGATTATTAACAGTTgctgaatgttctgttctgccGTAAAACCCCTATGGGAGATGGTCAATTAAGTAAGTATGTATATGTGTGTATGTGGGTGTTGGCAAGAATTATTACAAAGGTTGAGGTGTTTAGGGAGTGGTTTCGATGCTTTCTTGTcattttttggttgtttttttttttttgttttgtttgtttttttcccacGCCTCGCAGAAGTTCGCGTCTTCTAAAGGCCCGCGCAAACGGCTTTAACATCTGGTTCAACatcgttttattttgtttgccggatgatgttgaacgatgttggctgctg encodes:
- the LOC137997223 gene encoding EEF1A lysine methyltransferase 4-like gives rise to the protein MDLPDSNVSYKIQEYWDERFSKEETFEWCKSYADLKHLLCENVQKSDRILMLGCGNSRLSEDMYNDGYRNITNIDFSPVVIENMTRKCRGMVDMQWMVMDITKLSFDQSSFDVVLEKASIDALLVEEADPWSPSENARMTMDCVFSQVSQILTTGGRFISITFSQPHFRKPLLAKSQYGWSISTSTFGESFHFFFYVMEKGQQLSEDDKFLEMRVESRRKHAKDCKGRNVTSQEQFTPEDNEEFLCNITL